A single genomic interval of Eurosta solidaginis isolate ZX-2024a chromosome 3, ASM4086904v1, whole genome shotgun sequence harbors:
- the LOC137247247 gene encoding uncharacterized protein, giving the protein MSRKVNFIQKKKPAVDQNIPFKENNKCENCIDSKMLREEIQELRGVVETQNKIIMQTLAEHIILLKQIIYQDSISDDMLKSFPLRSLDELKEIDEKICQDNKAVYIKALKTLLKGKLTKKIDNVFSTEVIIAINIDGIHGKQGLKQYRQFFDTLLAAIDSPDPTTELRRAFAVTKKRYFHKVSIRKAAEKKRNTELTS; this is encoded by the exons ATGAGTCGAAAAGTCAACTTTATTCAGAAGAAGAAGCCTGCAGTGGATCAAAACATCCCATTtaaag AAAATAATAAATGCGAAAACTGTATAGATTCCAAAATGCTTCGCGAGGAAATACAAGAACTTAGAG GCGTTGTAGAAactcaaaacaaaattattatgcAGACGTTGGCAGAACACATCATATTACTAAAGCAAATTATATACCAAGATTCAATTTCGGACGATATGCTGAAATCTTTTCCTTTGAGGTCATTAGACGAGTTGAAGGAAATAGATGAAAAAATATGCCAAGATAACAAAGCAGTTTAT ATCAAAGCGCTAAAAACGCTACTGAAGgggaaattgacaaaaaaaatagATAACGTATTCAGCACCGAAGTCATCATCGCCATTAACATAGATGGAATCCACGGAAAGCAAGGACTAAAGCAATATCGGCAGTTCTTCGATACTTTATTAG CTGCAATTGATAGTCCGGATCCAACTACTGAACTCCGGCGTGCGTTTGCTGTAACAAAAAAAAGATACTTTCACAAAGTATCTATACGAAAAGCTGCGGAGAAAAAGCGTAACACCGAATTAACTTCGTAA